The Exiguobacterium mexicanum genome includes a window with the following:
- a CDS encoding dihydroorotase: protein MILQHATWYDGNTKRTTNLLIEDGEIRSIDYDGTTEGHEVIDATGKLLIPGLVDVHVHLREPGGEKKETIKTGTEAAAAGGFTTICAMPNTRPVPDDRATMDQLLAKIEQDASVRVLPYAAITKRQLGTEQVDMASLADAFAFTDDGVGVQSAAMMREAMREAKRLDKAVVAHCEDNTLKAGSVHEGRFSEEHGIQGIPSLAESIHIARDVLIAEETGCHYHVCHVSSRQSVRVIRDAKRAGIRVTAEVTPHHLVLCEDDIPGLDPNFKMNPPLRSRDDREALLEGLFDGTIDMIATDHAPHTAEEKAAGMERAPFGITGFETAFPLLYTTFVKTGQMEEAALIDWMTKRPSDVFGLPYGVIEVGRAADFALIDTETEQVVDPTTFRSKGKNTPFAGMKLVGWPVMTIAAGKIVYKGRFDETNIMA, encoded by the coding sequence ATGATACTTCAACACGCAACTTGGTATGACGGGAACACGAAACGGACGACGAATCTATTGATCGAGGACGGCGAAATCCGCTCGATCGACTATGACGGTACGACCGAAGGACATGAAGTGATCGATGCGACAGGGAAGCTCCTCATTCCGGGGCTCGTCGATGTCCACGTTCATTTGCGCGAGCCGGGCGGGGAGAAGAAAGAGACGATCAAAACGGGGACCGAGGCGGCTGCGGCCGGCGGGTTCACCACAATCTGCGCCATGCCGAACACACGTCCCGTCCCGGACGACCGGGCGACGATGGACCAGCTCCTGGCTAAAATCGAGCAAGACGCAAGCGTACGCGTCCTTCCATACGCCGCCATCACGAAACGACAGCTCGGCACCGAACAAGTCGACATGGCTTCGCTCGCAGATGCGTTCGCGTTCACCGATGACGGCGTCGGCGTCCAATCGGCGGCGATGATGCGTGAGGCGATGCGGGAAGCGAAACGTCTCGATAAGGCGGTCGTCGCCCACTGCGAGGACAATACGCTCAAGGCCGGTTCGGTCCATGAAGGCCGGTTCAGTGAAGAACACGGCATCCAAGGCATCCCGAGCCTCGCCGAAAGCATCCATATCGCCCGTGACGTCTTGATTGCCGAAGAGACGGGCTGTCACTATCACGTCTGCCACGTCTCGTCACGACAGTCGGTACGTGTCATCCGCGACGCCAAACGAGCCGGCATCCGGGTGACGGCCGAAGTGACACCGCATCACCTCGTCCTCTGTGAAGACGATATCCCGGGCCTCGACCCAAACTTTAAAATGAATCCGCCGCTCCGGAGCCGTGACGACCGTGAGGCGCTCCTTGAAGGCTTGTTCGACGGGACGATTGATATGATCGCGACGGACCACGCCCCGCACACGGCCGAAGAAAAAGCGGCCGGCATGGAACGGGCCCCGTTTGGCATCACCGGATTCGAGACAGCGTTCCCGCTCTTGTACACGACGTTCGTCAAGACGGGTCAGATGGAAGAAGCGGCGCTCATCGACTGGATGACGAAACGTCCGAGCGACGTGTTCGGGTTACCGTACGGTGTGATTGAAGTTGGACGGGCGGCAGACTTTGCCCTCATCGATACGGAGACGGAGCAAGTGGTCGATCCGACGACATTCCGCTCGAAAGGAAAAAACACACCGTTCGCGGGGATGAAACTGGTAGGCTGGCCGGTCATGACGATCGCGGCTGGAAAAATCGTATATAAGGGGAGATTCGATGAAACGAACATTATGGCTTGA